DNA sequence from the Acipenser ruthenus chromosome 8, fAciRut3.2 maternal haplotype, whole genome shotgun sequence genome:
TTAGTGTTAATATTTGAGTGCACTGATACTCCATTCCAATCCGGGACCTGGTTCCAACAAGGTCTCAATGAACTGAACAGCCAGGTTCAATTAACAATTGAAGACCAGGCTGGAATAAGGAGCGGGGCTGTTCAATTCAACAATGAAGGACATGCTTGGATCTTCTTCTAGCTGTTTCTGAGGTCTTTTTGGAAGGTCTAATGCCACAGTAAAACACACTAGGTTACATAACATAATAGGTTAcatttccttatttatttttacagcccCATAACCATTGTGTGATGTTTGTAAACATCCTAAATAGTTATATTGCAATtactaaaatattgtgtttttctgaatacagatagatagatagatagatagatagatagatagatagatagatagatagatagatagatagatagggatTGCTTTGCTACTTTCAGGACCTTTTTCACTGTCTTTTAGTGTAGAACAAGTACACTGGACCACAGATATGGTTAAAAcaggtgcctgtatatttattcataaacaCAAACCAGCAAGACAAAACCTAACTTAAGGATGCAGGGTCACAGGTCTGTTGACAGGTTTCACACCCAGAGGCGGACAGACAGCCTACAACTTTGACCtgcttaaatacctgcctgcttaaATTACAGGCAGGTGTTCCTCATCATATAGAGCCAGGTGATAATTATCCCAGCTCTAATTTCAAACCATgacattctgggggatgtagtcctgttaCCAACTTTCTTAAACCCATAGACTACAATGTCCTCCCCCTACTATATAGTTAGTTGCCTACCATAAACATTTGAAATGCATGCTAGATCACCCCAAATGTCTTTTTATTGGTGCCAGCACcacctagtgcacagctagtgtactgCTTGAAAAACAagaggaaacttgatccaaagggGCCAATCACTAtctcactagatggtgctgcctCTTACTTTTATAAATACACGTTGACTGATCTAACCTCCATCACAAATATCTGTGACAGGCAACAAGAATCGAAGAGCAGGTCCCGAACGGAAGTGAAAATGCACCTCACTATTCAAAgaatacaacaaacaaacacagtatttgagtaaagGCATTGAGAACCACTCAgactgattgcaaacatcataaaagggTAACAGGAGAGTAAAACTCAAACTTAAGAACATGAAACCTGAAGCTGCTTACTCATTAACTTCTTTAGCTTGTGGTAAGCTTGTAGGCATCTGGAATGTTAACAGAATCAAAAGCATGGCTCGGAGATTGTAAAGTATGTGCAGTGTTACTGATGTGAATCCCTGCAGCATTGAACTATATCTGCGCCAGTAAACTGGCTAACTTATTATTACATCCTGTTAGCCAACATCAAATACATATTCAGCTGTTACTGGAAAGTGTCTATTATTTCAATATAGCTGCGTTCAATATATGCAAAAAATGCAAtaacatgaaataaataattaaagctTTGTCCAGCACAGATGCAACAGTGATTAAAGTTACATTATCTCCACAATAGACTCAAGTTTAGGATTTGTGCAAAACACTGTGTTGtgattttaaaacagaacattataagtaagcaataagacccaacACATAGGTCAGTACCAGGCATTATACGAGAAGTCGAGGGCACTATTACAACCAAACGGTCGTCTAATGCCCGGTAATGCccgatgtggagggtcttattgcttatatacttCAATGTTTCAGCACAATTAACtatcatttttattgattttaactgaatttatgtaggttttccttctttttttttacgtatccttccacataagcactctTAAATGAACgttctataaatatagtcctccataacgatcttctctataaaatgagtgtacaaaacagcgtttttaaaactgtatacttttatttgaataaacagagaacaaaagattgtgaaaaaagattattattattattattattattattattattattattattattagtagtagtagtagtagtagtagtagtagtagtagtagtagtattattattattattagtgtgcagttattaaaaatgcttccgtGGAAATAAACTAAGGACAAAGATCTGAAAAAAAGATTatgcaattgtaataataataataataataataataataataataataataataataataataattagtcgtttccttggtaattgatttgaGTATTTCCAGATATcaagcagttattaaaaatgctatTATTGAAaaggtttttcagtttgtctgACAGTACTTCTCTCTGTACTACTTATAGCAACTGTAGACATCACAGAGGTGCTCGTATTTTCCaggatgttttgatttagccattcctcAGTTGACATCTTAttgggtcagtcttgggtcctctcctgttctctctctacacccgctccctgggccccctcatcgcatcctatggtttctcataccatttctatgctaatgatgctcagattttcctctccttccccacttctgactccaccatctcctcccgtatctctacctgtctgtctgctatttcctcctggatgcactcgcatcacctcaaactcaatctctgtaaatctgacctccttttctttcccccctcctccccctcctctgatctctctatttctgttcctctggaatctaccacactctctccctcttcctccgctaagaacctcggagtcaccctggacccctgcctctcttattcccagcacatctccactctggcacgcacttgccgattcttcctgagcaacatccgaagaatccgacccttcctcaccaactatgccacccagctcctggtccaggccttggtactttcctgcctagactactgcaactccctcctggctggcctccctgcgtccgccacccgtccgctccagctcatccagaactctgctgctcgcctggtgttctctctgcctcgcttcgcccacgctactccactactccgctcgctccactggctcccgatcaccgctcgcatccagttcaagactcttgtactagcctacagatgccttgaccagactgcacccagctacctccagaccctcaaatctccctacacccccacttgaccactccactctgcctgcactagaagactggctctacctcctatacgctcccctgcctccagagcccgctccttctccaccctcgctccgcagtggtggaatgacctacctacagatgtcaggaccacccagtccctgaccacattccggcgcctccttaagactcacctcttcagacagcacctgtggTACTCCTCTGTTTTtaccctgggacactatcacccttccttaattgtgctttatttgctcttatctgcatttaatcctgtacttcagagtactgtaatctgccaagtgtttaatctgtagtattttgtagttaatcatatcttgatgtaattatcactgtcactgttatctgctgtagtattgaattgtattttgtcacacttgtacttgcttgaaccaaagtcattgtatttatcttgctcttattgtattacttgtactgtaacacttgaaatgtatttgcttacgattgtaagtcgccctggataagggcgtctgctaagaaataaataataataaataataataataattaaaaagggtgaaatttactttaaacgacattttgttaatagctgatgaagtgatcttgtttgatttgttcttgtgatgcggttacaaagattctaagggcatatatcagggattatatcccttTAGTTCAACCATATTTAGAATGCATGGAATCATTCCATTGAAGTATATTTACAAATAGATTTACAGTTACAGTTGTAAtcaaaggtttacataccccaatggaaatttataatttctcgaaatttctcaaaaacaaagaattttaggaaaaatcttttgtagcaaaacttttgcttttgtggatgaggaaaacaaattacaagaaatagatttttgcaaaactccaaaaatgctcattcaaaagtattcatactctgacaaggaaaatgaaattaatagttggctgaggcacctttagcaataataactttttaaaaatgattaggatatttgtcaatgagcttttggcacgattcttcagtgatttttttttaccattcttcaatgcaaaattggaGAAAATTGGagaaatagtccctcaaacaaggttctattatgtgttgaggaggctgtgtggtccagtggttaaagaaaaggacttgtaaccagaaggtccccagttcaaatcccacctcagtcactgactcattgtgtgaccctgagcaagtcacttaaccttcttgtgcgccgtctttcgggtgagacgtagttgtaagtgactctgcagctgatgcatagttcacacaccctagtctctgtaagtcgctttggataaaggcgtctgctaaataaactaataataataataataataaaactggaggttttcaatgttcccatttattgtaattaattaaaatgaatgcagcctgcgtgctggtctcaatcgctccgtaaacagaGCTGGCATAACCTGTAATGCCTTGTTAGGAAAACGTCataaggacaattgcttaaagtttttaaaattgcatttgaatgatggacatgagttctggtcaaaggatTGGTGGAGTGacgaaacaaaaatcaagctatttggtcacgctgatagtcgctgcgtttggagaaagtctggtgaggcgtacaaagaaaagaacaccataactactgtcaagcatgaaggtggtaatatccttctatggggctgtttttcctctaatggcacaggaaatttagttccaatatagttccaatacatggtaaaatttAATCCATAGCAAACCAAAAGATATTAGCCAAACATCTGAAACCCTcggctacaaaacttggtttgaagcgcaactggacgttccaacacaacaacgattcaaagcacacattaaaatctacttcagaatggttaaagaagaataaaatcaaggttctggaatggcctagtcaaagtttcaatctaaatctgattgagaatctttggtatgagttgaagaaggctgtgcactaGTCTTCGGAAGTTTAattaactggaacaattttgcattgaagaatggtcaaaaatcaataaagaatcatgccaaagctcattgacaaatatcctaatcgtatagaaattctaaatttccattggggtatgtaaaattttgactacaactgtatatatatatactgtatatatatataaatatatattttttttacatttctggatttGATTTCCATGGGTCTCGATACCTGTTAAACTGCATCACGTGACAATGAAACTCTGTTAAAGCTCTTGGCATTGGTGAGACTTCCTCCCATTCCGACCGGTTGCTGTGATACACTTGTACTTCATCTGTTATTTCATCTGGTGCATAGTCCCCTCCTAGTATGTAGATTTTGTCTGCAATTCCAATGGCTCCTGCATTGAAGCCGGCACATTCAAAAGATCCTTCCCCCTTCCACACGCATGTTTCCGGGCAGAAGCTGTACACTTTGTAAGTGGACAAGTCACATATGTACAAGGTGTTGTTTACGGGCACGGCTTTGACTAAGGTGGCATGAAAGAACTGCCCAAATTCGGCAACCAGCTCAGACCACTGGTCTGTACTGGCATTGTACCTGAAGAAACAGTCCAGCGATGGGTTGAAGATATCAGATGTTTCCAGTTCAGAACCCAGAACATAGATGACACTCTCGCAGGCGCAAGCTTCTGGATAGTAAATACCTCTCGGCAGAGGACCCACTGATTTCCATTCTTTACTGAGAGGGTTATAAACCTCCACGTCTAACAAGCTTTTGGTGTTCCGTGGTCCTCGAGTCTTTCCACCGATGACGTAGATGTTATTTAAAGCTGTGACAGATGTGTGCATTGTTCGAGGTTTCTTCATCGGGGGGACCAGAAATAAGTCATTCTGGACTGGGCAGTAGCACCAGGTCTCATCTGTGGCATCGTGGAAAGATTCAGCAATATGCACCCGCACAGCCCTGCAGCAATTCCCTTTGCAACCACCGGTCACAAACAGCTTTTCACCAAAGCTGGCAAAACTGGAACCAGAGAGATCGACAATATGGGTCTTAGGTAGCTCTTTCCAGTGGTCGGTTTCAATATTGTAGCAGAAGGTGTGCTGAATTTTTCCATTCTCTTCGGTCTTGTGGACATAAATATACTTGTCAGTTGTAGAGGGCCGGGCGTCATTAAAAATTCCGCTGAGCTCCTGAAGGCTTTGGGTTACCTCTCTAATGGTCTCAGTGCACTCCATATTGCTGGCCAGCAGACTCTCTGATCGCGAGAAGTCCTCTAGAGTCTCTTTGGGCATTTGATGCAGTCTTATGAGTTTGATCAGGTGGGGAAAGAGTTTTTGCCGGTTCTCCAGATCATGCTTTGTCCACTGGAGAAGGACTTTCAGGACAGTTTCTTCATCTGGAACGCTGAGTTTGTCCGCTTTGAGACATTTTTTCAGGATCTCAACATTCATCTCCAGGAAATCGGACGATTTTGTTAGTGAGTGAAAGTGCTGCACCACAAAATCCAGGGCATGATCATACAAACTGGTAGAGCCATAGCCCTCTGATAGGGAGAGCAGCTGCAGGCAGTTTGTGAGGTCAATAGTTTTGATAAGAAAACCACTGCATGCTTTAGAAAGGATGGCAACCTGCAGAAAGGAGGACAGCTGGAAGAACATCTCAACATTTTCTTCTGTGATCTCTGTTTTCCCTGTGTACGCAAAATCCAGAAAGGCCCTTACGGCTTTCGGGGACAAGTTGTTCATCGTCACACTCCCAGCATCTCGTTCTCTCATGTTCACTGCAAACATGGCCCTGAGAAATATATAAGAACAATTTAATTATAAACACCAAAATGATGATACCTACTGAAAATGTTTGCATATTGTCTGGCATCATTAGAAAAAGGAaaaatgtactttttgttttactttcagaGTGA
Encoded proteins:
- the LOC117972631 gene encoding kelch repeat and BTB domain-containing protein 3-like, whose amino-acid sequence is MADMENMCDPIRRAVCNGVAENNTVVLVVEDHGRQILNILQNFREENLFFDFRILVKDETILCHRCVLAACSDFFRAMFAVNMRERDAGSVTMNNLSPKAVRAFLDFAYTGKTEITEENVEMFFQLSSFLQVAILSKACSGFLIKTIDLTNCLQLLSLSEGYGSTSLYDHALDFVVQHFHSLTKSSDFLEMNVEILKKCLKADKLSVPDEETVLKVLLQWTKHDLENRQKLFPHLIKLIRLHQMPKETLEDFSRSESLLASNMECTETIREVTQSLQELSGIFNDARPSTTDKYIYVHKTEENGKIQHTFCYNIETDHWKELPKTHIVDLSGSSFASFGEKLFVTGGCKGNCCRAVRVHIAESFHDATDETWCYCPVQNDLFLVPPMKKPRTMHTSVTALNNIYVIGGKTRGPRNTKSLLDVEVYNPLSKEWKSVGPLPRGIYYPEACACESVIYVLGSELETSDIFNPSLDCFFRYNASTDQWSELVAEFGQFFHATLVKAVPVNNTLYICDLSTYKVYSFCPETCVWKGEGSFECAGFNAGAIGIADKIYILGGDYAPDEITDEVQVYHSNRSEWEEVSPMPRALTEFHCHVMQFNRYRDPWKSNPEM